From the Rhodothermia bacterium genome, one window contains:
- a CDS encoding MFS transporter, with amino-acid sequence MQISKLKEFRYGWPVVFSSAIGIGLGMSPLPIYTLGVFAVPLAQTFGWRMDQIMLAMPVFTLGALVMSPIIGLTADKAGVRKTIMVSQIAFGLTFMAFALTGGSLLLYFLLWGLLSVTGAGTLPMTWTRAVNNWFQKNRGLALGLALVGTGILGSLTKLWAGFLVGQFGWQMAYVGVGLLPIVVALPITWLFFRDTTDPKVAHKVAELKHEKRSTPAQPSPSEALGDLGGLSLGEAVKEWRFWLLGLCFILISFAVGGQIPNLEKLLSTKGFDTTTAIMLASYLGYAVVVGRLVGGYLLDRFWAPAVAAIMLSLPALGCYLFMQATMSYGMATLGVIILGLAAGVEYDFMAYLVTKYFGMKNYSAIYGALYSFFALGAGFGPYFFGLSFTQNGDYNTILGYSALAFLIGALPLVFLGKYRTFSAA; translated from the coding sequence ATGCAAATTTCCAAGCTAAAAGAGTTTCGCTATGGCTGGCCTGTGGTTTTCTCTTCTGCCATTGGGATAGGTTTGGGGATGTCCCCCTTACCCATCTACACCCTCGGCGTTTTTGCAGTCCCGCTTGCCCAAACCTTTGGATGGCGAATGGACCAAATCATGCTCGCAATGCCCGTTTTTACGCTGGGTGCATTGGTCATGAGTCCTATTATTGGGCTTACGGCAGATAAGGCGGGTGTTCGGAAGACGATCATGGTTTCGCAAATCGCCTTTGGGCTTACGTTTATGGCCTTTGCGCTAACAGGTGGTAGCCTTTTGTTGTACTTCTTGCTGTGGGGATTGCTATCGGTGACGGGTGCGGGGACGCTACCCATGACTTGGACTCGTGCGGTGAACAACTGGTTTCAGAAAAACCGCGGCTTGGCCTTGGGCTTGGCTTTGGTTGGAACGGGCATCTTGGGGAGCCTCACGAAACTTTGGGCGGGCTTTCTCGTGGGCCAATTTGGATGGCAAATGGCCTATGTTGGCGTAGGTCTGTTGCCCATTGTGGTGGCCCTCCCTATTACTTGGCTTTTTTTCAGAGACACAACGGATCCTAAAGTGGCCCATAAAGTGGCCGAACTGAAGCACGAGAAGCGCTCAACTCCAGCCCAGCCTTCACCCTCTGAGGCATTGGGCGATTTGGGCGGCTTGTCCCTCGGCGAGGCGGTTAAGGAATGGCGTTTTTGGCTCTTGGGGCTTTGTTTTATACTCATCTCGTTTGCCGTAGGTGGCCAGATTCCCAACTTAGAAAAACTATTAAGTACCAAAGGTTTTGATACGACCACGGCAATTATGTTGGCCAGCTATTTAGGCTATGCAGTGGTGGTTGGCCGACTGGTGGGAGGCTACTTATTGGATCGGTTTTGGGCGCCTGCTGTAGCTGCCATCATGCTCAGTTTACCCGCCTTGGGGTGCTATTTGTTCATGCAAGCCACCATGAGCTATGGCATGGCTACGCTTGGCGTAATCATCTTGGGCTTGGCTGCTGGCGTTGAATACGACTTTATGGCGTACCTCGTTACCAAGTATTTTGGCATGAAGAATTATTCAGCCATTTACGGTGCTTTGTACAGTTTCTTTGCACTTGGCGCTGGTTTTGGGCCTTATTTCTTTGGCCTCTCTTTCACCCAAAACGGTGATTACAATACGATACTCGGATACTCGGCACTAGCCTTCCTTATTGGTGCGCTGCCCTTGGTATTTCTTGGCAAGTACCGCACCTTCTCGGCAGCATAA
- a CDS encoding hydantoinase/oxoprolinase family protein encodes MMKLGIDIGGTFTDLVLLEATTGRMVFAKTLTTYPDPSVGILNGVRQIVQNAGIALEEVQTIVHGTTLVTNAVIERKGAKTALLTTKGFEDVLEIGREMRYDIYDIQITMPQPLIPKPLRKGIQERIDKDGRVLEGIRQEEVVAVLSKLQKQGVQSVAVSFLHAYTNPIHEQVVGSLIREQFPQLTYSLSSETMPEIREYERTSATAMNAYVQPLTEEYLRTLNSKLQALGFLGLIHIMDSAGRLTTLEGARKNPVQLLESGPAGGAMATVFFSGQLGQVVKQEHADLVAFDMGGTTAKASIIRNGQPEITHHFEAAREKRFKKGSGLPVRIPVIDLIEIGAGGGSIAHVNALGLLRVGPESAASTPGPACYNRGGKNPTVTDADLVLGYLNEHYFLGGTMTLRKDLAIAAIREKIAEPLGISIEEAAWGIHRIVNENMANAARVHILEKGLDPRHFSMMAFGGAGPVHAFHVARLMNAPALFVPSGAGVLSALGFLVSPIATEEISSYVARLSRLDWDKANRMLVTMQQKGLAFLAAAGVPTELAETKLTLEMRYSGQGHEIAVSLPFATLNDASIPLIEQNFQAEYQLRYGRSLDHIPIETVTWRVLVSAPKPTVQPEQKVIAASSVLLKGYRKVFWGERYEETPVYDRYQIPIEQRFEGPCIIEEFESTTVVGKKSTAWVDAFKNIIIQMHE; translated from the coding sequence ATGATGAAACTTGGAATAGACATTGGCGGGACATTTACCGATTTGGTCTTGCTGGAAGCGACCACGGGACGTATGGTCTTTGCCAAAACCCTGACTACATATCCCGATCCTTCGGTTGGGATTTTGAATGGGGTGCGACAAATCGTTCAAAATGCAGGCATTGCCTTAGAAGAAGTGCAGACCATCGTCCATGGAACGACCTTGGTAACCAATGCTGTTATTGAGCGGAAGGGCGCTAAAACGGCGTTGCTCACAACCAAAGGGTTTGAAGATGTTTTAGAAATTGGGCGCGAAATGCGATACGATATCTATGACATTCAAATTACCATGCCACAACCTTTGATCCCAAAGCCGCTTCGCAAAGGGATTCAGGAGCGCATAGATAAAGATGGGCGAGTACTAGAAGGGATTCGGCAGGAGGAGGTTGTAGCGGTCTTGTCTAAGCTCCAAAAGCAAGGCGTGCAAAGTGTCGCGGTTTCTTTTCTCCATGCCTACACCAATCCTATACATGAGCAGGTGGTAGGCAGCCTGATCCGCGAGCAGTTTCCGCAACTCACCTATTCGCTTAGTAGCGAAACCATGCCCGAAATTCGGGAGTACGAACGTACTTCCGCAACGGCGATGAACGCATATGTGCAGCCCCTTACCGAAGAGTATCTTCGCACGCTGAACAGCAAACTCCAAGCACTTGGTTTTTTGGGGCTGATCCACATTATGGATTCGGCAGGACGGCTTACCACCTTAGAAGGGGCGCGTAAAAATCCCGTTCAACTTTTAGAGAGTGGTCCCGCTGGTGGTGCAATGGCCACCGTATTTTTTTCAGGGCAATTAGGCCAAGTCGTAAAGCAAGAACATGCCGATTTGGTGGCCTTTGACATGGGTGGAACGACCGCAAAAGCCTCTATCATCCGCAATGGCCAGCCCGAAATTACCCATCATTTTGAGGCGGCACGGGAAAAACGGTTCAAAAAAGGGAGCGGCTTGCCCGTCCGTATCCCCGTTATTGACCTCATCGAAATTGGAGCAGGTGGCGGAAGTATCGCTCATGTAAATGCGTTGGGATTGCTAAGGGTAGGGCCGGAAAGTGCGGCCTCTACACCCGGCCCAGCTTGCTACAATCGCGGCGGCAAAAATCCAACCGTTACCGATGCCGATTTGGTCTTGGGTTATTTAAACGAACACTACTTTCTTGGTGGCACGATGACCTTGCGAAAAGACTTGGCGATTGCCGCTATTCGGGAGAAAATTGCAGAGCCACTGGGCATTTCCATTGAAGAAGCGGCATGGGGGATCCATCGGATTGTGAACGAAAATATGGCCAATGCGGCACGGGTTCATATTCTCGAAAAAGGTTTAGATCCGCGTCATTTTTCGATGATGGCGTTTGGTGGAGCTGGCCCTGTTCATGCGTTCCATGTCGCTCGTTTGATGAATGCACCCGCCTTGTTTGTACCGTCAGGTGCAGGCGTGTTGAGTGCTTTGGGGTTTTTGGTTAGCCCAATCGCGACCGAAGAAATCAGCAGTTATGTGGCGCGTTTATCGAGATTGGATTGGGATAAAGCCAATCGGATGCTGGTGACGATGCAGCAGAAAGGCTTAGCCTTCTTGGCCGCGGCGGGCGTTCCAACCGAACTTGCAGAAACCAAGCTGACCTTAGAGATGCGATATTCAGGGCAAGGGCATGAAATTGCCGTTTCGCTTCCTTTTGCCACCTTGAATGACGCTTCCATTCCATTGATTGAGCAAAATTTCCAAGCCGAATATCAGCTCCGTTATGGACGTAGCCTCGATCATATTCCCATCGAAACGGTTACATGGCGCGTTTTGGTGAGCGCACCAAAGCCAACCGTTCAGCCAGAGCAAAAAGTAATTGCTGCGTCATCGGTACTCTTGAAAGGGTATCGCAAGGTGTTTTGGGGAGAACGCTACGAAGAAACGCCTGTATATGATCGCTACCAAATCCCCATAGAGCAGCGTTTTGAAGGCCCTTGTATTATCGAAGAGTTTGAAAGCACAACGGTTGTGGGCAAAAAGAGTACCGCTTGGGTAGATGCCTTCAAAAATATCATCATCCAAATGCACGAATAA
- a CDS encoding host specificity protein, with protein sequence MKENVLKTRLLARKPCFGVISPTTDPTICEYMGLSGLDFYMIDGEHGAISVSDITNLVRACELGGCTPLARVGDLNMALILQYMDAGVMGIMMPGCSTVADVEKVVAAVKYPPLGKRGLGPVRSAGYMMKMPQAEYVSYANTQTLVLPQIEDLEAVKNLRDMVNVAGVDGFIIGPRDLAMSMGFYDGPAHPEVNAVITEIFEVVKGAGKIIGTVAGTADQAQGLIDKGATILLNSVQGLLSTAAKSFIQARIA encoded by the coding sequence ATGAAAGAAAATGTGCTCAAAACGCGACTTTTGGCGCGAAAACCTTGCTTTGGGGTGATTTCGCCCACTACCGATCCCACGATTTGTGAATACATGGGCTTATCGGGTTTGGATTTTTATATGATAGACGGCGAACACGGGGCGATCAGTGTAAGCGATATAACCAATTTGGTGCGTGCGTGCGAACTCGGTGGTTGCACACCTTTGGCACGGGTGGGTGATTTAAACATGGCGCTCATTTTGCAATACATGGACGCGGGCGTGATGGGCATTATGATGCCCGGCTGCTCGACCGTTGCCGATGTCGAAAAAGTGGTGGCTGCCGTCAAATATCCACCTTTGGGCAAACGGGGCTTAGGTCCCGTGCGTTCAGCAGGTTATATGATGAAAATGCCACAAGCCGAATACGTGTCGTATGCAAATACACAAACCTTGGTTTTACCTCAAATCGAAGACCTCGAAGCCGTTAAAAACCTCCGCGATATGGTGAATGTGGCGGGTGTAGATGGCTTTATCATAGGGCCACGAGATTTGGCAATGTCTATGGGCTTTTATGATGGCCCAGCCCATCCGGAAGTAAATGCGGTGATCACGGAAATCTTTGAAGTGGTGAAAGGTGCGGGTAAAATCATTGGAACGGTGGCCGGAACTGCCGATCAGGCCCAAGGTCTTATAGATAAAGGCGCAACGATTTTATTAAACTCCGTGCAAGGACTTCTTTCGACGGCTGCAAAATCATTTATCCAAGCCCGTATCGCCTAA
- a CDS encoding DUF3598 family protein, whose translation MTALRLFPQHTGIWEGSYIRINAQGEKTDEWKSRLTIKITEDGAYHQVNQYFWADGHQECHDFGICHFNEEGVLLFDSPRINGYSWETKDSVCLIWTYLNRPGSKLYEMIDLIGDGTHRVRNWRWTENDTFQGITMIEERRVATQEEIDPQFWVDLPSLRTNGPSRSDH comes from the coding sequence ATGACAGCGTTAAGACTTTTTCCACAGCATACGGGCATCTGGGAAGGCTCCTACATCCGCATCAATGCACAAGGCGAAAAAACGGATGAATGGAAAAGCCGCCTCACCATTAAGATAACCGAAGACGGAGCTTATCATCAGGTGAATCAATACTTTTGGGCGGATGGGCACCAAGAGTGCCACGACTTTGGCATTTGCCATTTTAATGAGGAGGGCGTACTCCTCTTTGATAGTCCACGCATCAACGGTTATTCTTGGGAAACCAAAGACAGTGTTTGTCTTATTTGGACGTATCTAAACCGTCCGGGATCCAAACTGTATGAAATGATTGATCTCATCGGAGATGGAACACACCGTGTGCGGAATTGGCGATGGACGGAAAACGATACGTTCCAAGGCATCACGATGATCGAAGAGCGGCGTGTGGCAACGCAAGAAGAGATTGACCCACAGTTTTGGGTTGATTTGCCGAGCCTACGTACCAATGGCCCTTCTCGTAGCGACCATTAA
- a CDS encoding SDR family oxidoreductase, which yields MYQLQGKTAIVTGSGRAKGIGEAIVLRLAAEGCHVVVSDLGAPKGVEFAAEHIGATIEMEAIAEAARQLGVQALALSCDVRSEASVSEMVAKTVAAFGRVDILVNNAGVGYLMEPFTEFKESSWDAVLEVNLKGAFLCSKHAAKQMMQQESGGSIINIASQAAKSGFPFAAAYTASKHGLVGLTRSNAVELGKHKIRVNAVCPNHITTGLGHWQNQFFSEKLGLDYETYLQGIRDRNPLGRTGWVEDIAKAVAFLASEQAAYITGEAMNVSGGEEYH from the coding sequence ATGTATCAATTACAAGGAAAAACCGCCATTGTAACCGGAAGCGGTCGCGCCAAAGGCATTGGTGAAGCAATCGTCTTACGCCTCGCTGCCGAAGGATGCCATGTAGTCGTGAGTGATCTTGGCGCACCCAAAGGCGTCGAGTTTGCTGCCGAACATATTGGCGCAACGATCGAAATGGAAGCCATTGCAGAAGCTGCTCGGCAATTAGGGGTGCAAGCCCTTGCCCTGTCCTGCGATGTCCGGAGCGAAGCCTCTGTCTCGGAGATGGTGGCAAAGACGGTAGCGGCGTTTGGGCGCGTGGATATTTTGGTCAATAATGCAGGCGTGGGCTACCTCATGGAACCCTTTACCGAATTCAAAGAAAGTAGTTGGGATGCGGTCTTAGAGGTCAATCTGAAAGGAGCCTTTTTGTGTAGCAAACACGCCGCAAAGCAAATGATGCAACAAGAAAGCGGCGGAAGCATCATCAATATTGCCAGCCAAGCCGCCAAATCTGGCTTTCCGTTTGCGGCGGCCTATACTGCTTCCAAGCATGGATTGGTGGGATTAACCCGCTCGAATGCGGTGGAGTTGGGAAAGCACAAAATTAGGGTCAATGCGGTTTGCCCCAATCATATTACCACTGGCTTAGGGCACTGGCAAAATCAGTTTTTTAGCGAAAAGTTGGGATTGGATTACGAAACCTATCTGCAAGGGATTCGTGACCGAAACCCGTTGGGCAGAACCGGATGGGTGGAAGATATTGCCAAGGCTGTCGCCTTTTTAGCCTCTGAACAAGCCGCTTACATTACCGGCGAGGCCATGAATGTGAGCGGCGGGGAAGAATATCATTGA
- a CDS encoding hydantoinase B/oxoprolinase family protein: MNTVQQFSAIELSILWSRLISIVDEAGTTLQRTAFSSVTRESADFAVVLMDTKGQSLAQSSVSVPSFLGVLPFLVKALLKDHFPFETWREGDVVITNDPWLCAGHKPDIGIVSPIFFDGRLIGFIGCIAHSPDIGGALWGAGAKDFYEEGLYIPPIKLYDGGVKNETVFRFVETNVRAARQTLGDILAQVAANDQGIRALHRLMHENQLTEIDQLGAQVIAASEKAMRDAIRQAPNGTYHATYSADGDGMNEPVTFQCALTIQDDEVWVDYTGTSPVHRLAINAVLNYVFAYTAYPIKCVFSPEVPNNEGSFRPIHVSAPKGCLLNAQKPAPLGARNVTGNLLYAPIMLALSQAVPDKVQADCGAAVWVMVLSGKRNDGTEFVEYLFLAGGYGGRNGQDGSPTLCYPTNVANVPIEVFEHDAPVLVTEKSLIPNSGGRGKFNGGAGQRFAYRNIGTTPIQISNVTEKVNSQAYGLFGGQQGRKGKLFIRTPDGKRRFTPPKGHDKLMPNEELVMELPGGGGYGDEKM, from the coding sequence ATGAACACGGTACAGCAATTTAGTGCGATAGAACTGAGTATTCTCTGGTCTCGGCTGATTTCCATTGTGGACGAAGCCGGAACGACCTTGCAACGCACGGCTTTCTCCTCAGTAACACGCGAAAGCGCCGATTTTGCGGTGGTTTTGATGGATACGAAAGGACAATCGTTGGCGCAAAGTAGTGTTAGTGTGCCCTCCTTTTTGGGTGTATTACCGTTTTTGGTCAAAGCCTTGCTCAAAGATCATTTTCCTTTTGAGACCTGGCGCGAAGGCGATGTGGTTATTACCAACGATCCTTGGCTTTGTGCGGGACACAAGCCCGATATTGGCATTGTTTCCCCCATTTTTTTTGACGGTCGGTTGATCGGATTTATTGGTTGTATTGCCCATAGCCCAGACATTGGTGGCGCGCTTTGGGGCGCGGGTGCAAAAGATTTTTACGAAGAAGGCTTGTACATTCCGCCCATTAAATTGTATGACGGCGGGGTGAAAAATGAGACGGTTTTCCGGTTTGTCGAGACCAATGTCCGAGCGGCACGCCAAACCTTGGGCGATATTTTAGCGCAGGTTGCTGCCAACGATCAAGGCATTCGGGCTTTACATCGCTTGATGCACGAAAACCAATTAACCGAAATAGACCAATTGGGGGCGCAAGTCATTGCCGCAAGTGAAAAAGCGATGCGCGATGCCATTCGACAAGCCCCCAACGGCACGTATCATGCCACATATTCGGCTGATGGAGATGGGATGAATGAACCCGTTACTTTTCAGTGTGCCCTGACCATTCAAGACGATGAAGTGTGGGTAGATTATACGGGTACTTCGCCCGTCCATCGTTTGGCGATCAATGCCGTGTTGAACTATGTTTTTGCATATACTGCCTATCCAATAAAATGCGTTTTTAGCCCTGAAGTCCCGAACAATGAGGGCAGTTTTCGTCCAATTCATGTTTCTGCGCCCAAAGGTTGTTTGCTCAATGCCCAAAAACCAGCCCCGCTTGGCGCACGCAATGTAACGGGCAATCTCTTGTATGCGCCCATTATGTTAGCCCTAAGCCAAGCCGTTCCCGACAAAGTCCAAGCCGATTGTGGCGCAGCCGTTTGGGTAATGGTGCTAAGTGGAAAACGAAACGACGGTACAGAATTCGTCGAGTACTTGTTCTTGGCAGGTGGTTATGGTGGACGAAATGGGCAAGATGGTAGCCCAACATTGTGCTATCCAACCAATGTTGCCAACGTTCCCATCGAAGTATTTGAACACGATGCGCCCGTCTTGGTTACCGAAAAAAGCCTGATCCCCAATAGTGGCGGTCGTGGCAAATTTAACGGCGGTGCCGGACAACGTTTCGCCTACCGCAACATAGGCACAACACCCATCCAGATCAGCAATGTAACCGAAAAAGTCAATAGCCAAGCTTACGGACTTTTTGGTGGCCAACAAGGACGAAAAGGCAAGCTCTTTATTCGCACACCCGACGGCAAAAGACGTTTTACGCCGCCCAAAGGACACGACAAACTCATGCCCAACGAGGAATTGGTGATGGAATTGCCGGGTGGCGGTGGATATGGTGATGAAAAAATGTAA
- the leuD gene encoding 3-isopropylmalate dehydratase small subunit (catalyzes the isomerization between 2-isopropylmalate and 3-isopropylmalate in leucine biosynthesis) — MNPTNMAKISGKCWVASDYVMAYDIIVQRFWTAPIDKAENAKWVMAGVAPEFNRENGFIEGGYTFIVAAHNFAGGGKSIEHVVAGLMGAGIQAVFADSFSRLQFRNAINYGLPFITSKNIAKGCQTGDELVWDTDEGTVQNLRTGEVFYSVPVAPFVAEVAAEGGLMNFVRNKIADGSIHELN, encoded by the coding sequence TTGAATCCTACGAATATGGCTAAAATTTCTGGAAAGTGTTGGGTCGCCTCCGATTATGTGATGGCGTATGACATTATCGTTCAACGTTTTTGGACTGCCCCGATTGACAAAGCCGAAAATGCAAAATGGGTGATGGCGGGCGTTGCCCCTGAATTTAACCGCGAAAACGGATTTATCGAAGGTGGTTATACCTTTATCGTCGCCGCACACAACTTTGCAGGCGGCGGCAAAAGCATTGAACACGTTGTAGCGGGGTTGATGGGCGCAGGTATTCAAGCGGTCTTTGCCGATAGCTTTTCGCGCTTGCAATTTCGCAATGCCATCAATTATGGACTGCCCTTTATCACTTCCAAAAACATTGCGAAAGGTTGTCAGACCGGAGATGAGTTGGTTTGGGACACAGACGAGGGTACGGTTCAGAACCTACGCACGGGCGAAGTCTTTTACTCTGTACCGGTTGCGCCTTTTGTTGCCGAAGTCGCTGCCGAAGGCGGGTTGATGAACTTTGTCCGCAATAAAATTGCTGATGGCTCTATTCACGAATTGAACTAA
- a CDS encoding class I SAM-dependent methyltransferase: MSYQIPPVFTKLQKHEMMPEFDHDERARYNFLTNLNRFISTVIAPGNKIAYDNRVEPNFVQENGRTFQDRHEVQAAMSQDPMYQTWAALRRCTMEMRQQAGRSVVMRQAEDLAKKAQKWIGDGKNLVLKPDFQVPAYLRHVDNHLMPGSYHTEYMEGDVANAGNYDTGLFVTTGGMLGRLTDGGGKAIAYWVKETYPDFQPKRILDIGCGLGHNVLPIAEMYPNAEIIAIDAGAPMLRYGAARANTLGVKNVTFMQVDAENMAEFTDASFDWVQTTMFLHETGGKAIHRIFGEINRVLAPGGLNLHIEQPQYTPEMSYYEQFMRDWDAYYNAEPYWGHMHDLQPEDLMEVAGVPRSEFMQVGVKAINDLDEKKKDANVQEDYGRSPIWNVFGGWKPQS; this comes from the coding sequence ATGAGCTATCAAATTCCTCCTGTGTTCACCAAACTCCAAAAGCATGAGATGATGCCAGAGTTTGACCATGACGAACGCGCGCGTTACAACTTCTTGACAAACCTGAACCGTTTTATCTCGACGGTCATTGCCCCCGGCAACAAAATTGCCTACGACAACCGTGTTGAGCCGAACTTTGTGCAGGAAAACGGACGCACCTTCCAAGATCGGCACGAGGTACAAGCCGCCATGAGCCAAGACCCAATGTACCAAACGTGGGCAGCGCTCCGGCGTTGTACGATGGAGATGCGCCAACAAGCAGGCCGATCGGTGGTCATGCGTCAGGCGGAAGACCTCGCCAAAAAAGCGCAAAAATGGATTGGAGATGGCAAAAACTTGGTGCTGAAACCCGATTTTCAGGTTCCGGCCTATCTCCGCCATGTGGATAACCACCTGATGCCCGGTAGCTATCACACCGAGTACATGGAAGGCGATGTTGCCAATGCCGGAAACTACGATACCGGCTTGTTTGTTACCACTGGCGGCATGTTGGGCCGTTTAACAGATGGTGGGGGCAAAGCTATAGCTTATTGGGTAAAGGAAACCTATCCCGATTTTCAGCCCAAACGTATTCTGGATATTGGTTGTGGCTTAGGGCATAATGTGCTCCCCATCGCCGAAATGTATCCCAATGCCGAGATCATTGCAATAGATGCTGGTGCGCCGATGTTGCGCTATGGTGCGGCGCGTGCCAATACTTTGGGGGTTAAAAATGTAACCTTCATGCAAGTAGATGCCGAGAATATGGCAGAATTTACAGATGCAAGCTTCGATTGGGTACAGACGACCATGTTCCTCCATGAAACCGGCGGGAAGGCCATCCACCGCATCTTTGGCGAAATCAACCGTGTTTTGGCTCCGGGTGGGCTAAACCTCCACATCGAGCAGCCGCAATACACCCCCGAAATGAGCTATTACGAGCAATTCATGCGCGATTGGGATGCGTATTATAACGCCGAGCCTTATTGGGGGCATATGCACGACCTACAACCAGAAGACCTAATGGAAGTAGCTGGCGTCCCACGCTCCGAGTTTATGCAAGTCGGAGTCAAAGCCATTAATGATTTGGACGAGAAAAAGAAAGATGCAAACGTCCAAGAAGACTATGGCAGAAGCCCGATCTGGAATGTATTTGGCGGCTGGAAACCGCAATCCTAA
- a CDS encoding REDY-like protein HapK: MKKTTLIVLFNLKEGVSEAEYEQFAQEIDVPTVVRLNAVESFKVFRTSGVLGSEAPAPYRYVEVIEVADLDGLFGELGTETMQRVAGQFQAFAENPVFIMADAFAG, from the coding sequence ATGAAAAAAACCACCTTGATTGTACTGTTCAATCTAAAAGAAGGCGTTTCCGAAGCAGAATACGAACAGTTTGCCCAAGAAATAGATGTGCCAACAGTGGTGCGTTTAAACGCTGTCGAATCGTTCAAAGTCTTTCGCACGTCGGGCGTGTTGGGCAGTGAAGCTCCTGCACCTTATCGTTATGTTGAAGTGATCGAAGTAGCCGATTTAGACGGCCTCTTTGGAGAATTGGGCACCGAAACGATGCAGCGGGTGGCGGGGCAATTCCAAGCCTTTGCCGAAAACCCCGTTTTTATAATGGCAGATGCCTTTGCGGGATAA
- a CDS encoding 3-isopropylmalate dehydratase large subunit yields MTITEKIMARNSGRDKVVPGQLVWVDVHSIMTMDYLGEQCFKQFRSLGLNEVFDKDRVICVSDHLVPPPTEHFATLLNRWRDIVKAHDITYFYDLGRQGIAHQIMVEQGHVLPGKVSIGTDSHANTYGAVGALGNAIGVTDAAVAMATGKCWLRVPESVKFVIKGQWQPYVMAKDLSLHIMGMMHWNGHLIYKTLEFTGEAIEALDMAGRMTLCNMTVDLGAKNGIIAPDQTTEAYLKEVAKGDWEMIASDPDAQYDAIYEVDVTNVGPTVALPDKLDDTVPVEKVVGRKFNKAFVGTCTNGRVEDFAVMAEILKGKQIHRDVNMIVVPASQTVYLEAMKRGYLQTLVEAGAAVDTPSCAACAGIHTGVAGDGDIVLSAGNRNMKGRMGSKNAQIYLTSPAVVAASAIRGEITDPRETGSY; encoded by the coding sequence ATGACAATTACCGAAAAAATAATGGCCCGCAATAGTGGGCGGGATAAAGTCGTTCCCGGCCAATTGGTGTGGGTGGATGTACATAGCATCATGACGATGGACTACCTTGGCGAGCAATGCTTTAAACAATTTCGTTCGTTGGGCTTAAACGAGGTCTTCGACAAAGATCGGGTGATTTGTGTAAGCGATCATTTGGTTCCGCCGCCCACTGAGCATTTTGCGACCTTGCTGAACCGTTGGCGAGACATCGTAAAGGCGCATGATATCACCTACTTCTATGATCTGGGTCGGCAGGGAATCGCCCATCAGATCATGGTGGAGCAAGGCCATGTTTTACCCGGAAAAGTGTCTATTGGGACGGATTCCCATGCGAATACCTACGGCGCGGTTGGGGCGTTGGGCAATGCGATAGGCGTAACCGATGCTGCTGTGGCAATGGCTACGGGCAAGTGCTGGCTCCGCGTCCCAGAGTCGGTTAAGTTTGTCATTAAAGGGCAATGGCAACCTTATGTTATGGCCAAAGATTTGAGCCTGCACATTATGGGCATGATGCACTGGAATGGGCATTTGATTTATAAAACACTTGAGTTTACAGGCGAAGCTATCGAAGCCTTAGACATGGCCGGGCGCATGACCTTGTGTAATATGACGGTGGATTTAGGGGCAAAAAATGGCATTATTGCGCCCGATCAAACCACCGAAGCCTATTTAAAAGAAGTCGCAAAAGGCGATTGGGAGATGATCGCCAGCGATCCCGATGCCCAATACGATGCAATTTATGAGGTAGATGTTACCAATGTTGGGCCAACGGTTGCCTTACCAGACAAATTAGACGACACCGTTCCGGTCGAAAAAGTGGTGGGACGGAAGTTCAACAAAGCCTTTGTAGGGACTTGCACCAACGGACGAGTAGAAGATTTTGCGGTCATGGCCGAGATTTTGAAAGGCAAACAAATCCATCGGGATGTAAATATGATTGTTGTTCCGGCAAGCCAAACGGTTTACCTCGAAGCCATGAAACGCGGTTATCTACAAACCTTGGTCGAGGCCGGCGCAGCCGTTGATACGCCAAGTTGTGCGGCTTGTGCTGGTATTCATACGGGCGTCGCGGGTGATGGCGACATCGTGTTGAGTGCGGGAAACCGGAATATGAAAGGGCGTATGGGCAGCAAAAATGCCCAGATTTATTTGACCAGTCCGGCGGTTGTTGCAGCCTCTGCCATTCGGGGAGAAATTACTGATCCACGCGAAACCGGCTCCTATTAA